The following coding sequences lie in one Verrucomicrobiota bacterium genomic window:
- a CDS encoding sulfatase, producing MLMSGWTTIAAKPVNKPNVLFILCDDLRWDALSCLGHPYLKTPNIDRIGFEGVRFRNTFCTTSLCSPSRASILSGVYAHTHGVVNNFTEFPETLPSFPRRLHDNGWETAYIGKWHMGEDNDNPRPGFDYWISHKGQGKYYDTEFNGNGKREVMKGYYTHVVTDFALDFLKQPHQKPFMLILGHKAPHSFYLPESKYSNTFDHVNIEYPDTAFQLDGKPDWVKQRLDTWHGIYGPLFDWRKKFPDRSPAAVKDFAAMTRAYWGTILSVDDSVGRLWQALKEMGQLDNTIIILMGDNGLLNGEHGMVDKRTMHEPSIRIPLLIRYPPAFKTPRSVEKMVLTEDIAPSVLDLCDVAPLPNIHGQSFVKLAQGKSAPWRTEFLYEYNYEKQFPYTPNVRGVRTDDWKYIHYPTGDGRPDQHLPELYHLKNDPEERFNLAADPRYQGKLRDLQQALIRQLVRTGAVPDKMPPDEGVKQELPDQKIR from the coding sequence ATGCTTATGAGCGGCTGGACGACGATTGCCGCCAAGCCCGTCAATAAACCCAATGTCCTTTTCATTTTGTGCGACGACCTGCGTTGGGATGCCTTAAGCTGCTTGGGCCATCCCTACCTCAAAACGCCCAATATTGATCGAATCGGGTTTGAAGGCGTGCGTTTCCGCAATACTTTTTGCACCACGTCCCTGTGTTCGCCCAGCCGGGCCTCCATCTTGAGCGGGGTGTACGCGCACACGCACGGAGTGGTTAATAATTTTACGGAATTTCCGGAAACCCTGCCCAGCTTTCCGCGCCGCTTGCATGATAACGGCTGGGAAACCGCCTATATTGGCAAATGGCACATGGGCGAGGACAACGACAATCCCCGGCCCGGCTTCGATTATTGGATCAGTCACAAGGGCCAGGGTAAATATTACGACACTGAATTCAACGGCAACGGCAAGCGGGAAGTCATGAAAGGATACTACACCCACGTCGTGACCGACTTCGCCTTGGACTTTCTCAAGCAACCCCACCAGAAACCGTTTATGCTTATCCTCGGCCACAAGGCGCCGCATAGTTTTTACCTGCCTGAATCCAAGTATTCTAACACGTTTGACCATGTGAATATCGAATATCCGGATACCGCATTCCAACTGGATGGCAAACCTGACTGGGTCAAGCAGCGCTTGGACACCTGGCACGGCATTTACGGTCCGCTCTTCGACTGGCGCAAAAAGTTCCCGGATCGCAGCCCGGCAGCGGTCAAGGATTTTGCCGCCATGACGCGCGCGTATTGGGGAACCATCCTGTCCGTGGACGATAGCGTGGGGCGGCTGTGGCAGGCACTCAAGGAAATGGGGCAGCTCGACAACACCATCATCATCCTGATGGGCGACAACGGTTTGCTCAATGGCGAGCACGGGATGGTGGACAAGCGCACGATGCACGAACCCAGCATCCGCATTCCCTTGCTGATCCGGTATCCGCCCGCGTTTAAAACGCCACGATCCGTGGAGAAAATGGTCCTCACTGAAGATATTGCCCCCAGCGTGCTGGATCTGTGCGACGTCGCGCCGCTGCCCAACATCCACGGGCAATCCTTTGTGAAACTCGCCCAAGGTAAATCCGCACCATGGCGCACCGAGTTTCTTTACGAGTACAACTATGAAAAGCAATTCCCCTACACCCCCAATGTGCGGGGCGTGCGCACCGATGACTGGAAGTATATCCATTATCCCACCGGGGATGGCCGTCCCGACCAGCACTTGCCCGAGCTTTATCATTTGAAGAACGACCCCGAAGAACGTTTCAACCTCGCGGCGGATCCCCGTTACCAAGGCAAACTCCGGGACTTGCAACAGGCGTTGATCCGGCAATTGGTCCGCACCGGAGCCGTGCCGGACAAAATGCCACCGGACGAAGGCGTAAAACAAGAATTGCCAGATCAGAAAATTCGGTGA
- a CDS encoding flavoprotein → MKLPKSKSGTVKPPVVILGVTGSIAAHKAVDLTSQLTKQGCEVHVVMTADAQQFITPLPFKTLSRQPVVTSLYDEAEGWKPTHIHLADAASLLLVAPATANVIAKMALGLADNALTCIALALNPQARILIAPAMNGKMWLHPATQKNVQTLKSRGVEFIGPEEGLLSCGYDGIGRLCPVDQIVSRTLAILRPVAIRQQNNVL, encoded by the coding sequence ATGAAGTTACCGAAATCGAAATCGGGGACCGTGAAACCGCCAGTTGTTATCCTTGGCGTCACCGGCTCTATTGCCGCGCATAAAGCGGTGGATTTGACCAGCCAGCTCACCAAGCAGGGCTGCGAAGTCCATGTGGTCATGACTGCGGACGCGCAGCAATTCATCACGCCGCTCCCGTTCAAGACCCTTTCCCGGCAACCAGTAGTGACCAGCCTGTATGATGAGGCGGAAGGCTGGAAACCCACGCATATCCATTTGGCAGACGCGGCAAGTCTGTTACTGGTGGCACCCGCCACGGCGAATGTCATTGCCAAAATGGCTCTGGGCCTGGCCGATAACGCGCTGACCTGCATCGCCCTGGCGCTGAACCCTCAAGCGCGCATTTTGATCGCTCCGGCCATGAATGGTAAAATGTGGCTGCATCCAGCCACCCAGAAAAACGTGCAGACCCTCAAGTCTCGTGGCGTGGAATTCATCGGACCGGAGGAAGGGCTTCTCAGTTGCGGCTACGACGGCATTGGCCGGTTGTGCCCAGTGGATCAAATCGTCAGCCGAACCTTGGCAATCCTGCGCCCTGTGGCAATCCGTCAGCAAAATAATGTTTTATGA
- a CDS encoding PAS domain S-box protein: MAKVKTTSARKKRITTSDPKLPKQATLPPLRVAPPADEPVSSTLETLQAKHRLLTTVIESIPDFIYVKDLQGRYVFLNSAVAQAVGKPVTELIGQDDFAFFAPEFARQLQAEDQNVLCSGKMKVYEKEYVFPSKTSSLLTIKNICQDAQGRVIGVVGISRDITERKRSEAALQQSEEKLQALLNHSPVAIALTDFEGKITYINHTFEHWFGYRHEEIQRIEQWYQFAYPDPKYRQSIVGPWETSVQQARQHGTPMPTMEVAIQCKDGSTRQVMGMTTIITGQLMVIFNDITRQKQAEAASRELTQQLLLSQDQERRRIARELHDATAQGLVGLLLILSSLKHRVAALDPEGGKMLDESMLLTKQSIDEVRTLSFLLHPPQLEHFGLVGAIRDMAEEFGRRSNLKMVLDLPPNRLRLPREYELTFFRILQEALLNIHRHAESKSAMVKLVRNKTEIRLEVQDQGHGMPMALGGDDKMMAAYRGVGISGMRERLRHLGGRLEIETGENGTTVIAVLPNP; this comes from the coding sequence ATGGCCAAAGTAAAAACAACGTCTGCCCGCAAAAAACGAATCACCACTTCGGACCCCAAGTTGCCGAAGCAAGCGACCTTGCCCCCATTACGCGTAGCGCCACCAGCAGACGAACCCGTTTCGTCAACGCTCGAAACGTTACAGGCCAAGCACCGGCTTTTAACCACCGTCATCGAAAGCATCCCGGATTTTATCTATGTGAAAGACCTGCAAGGACGCTACGTCTTCCTGAATTCCGCCGTGGCCCAAGCGGTGGGAAAACCCGTGACGGAACTCATCGGCCAGGATGACTTTGCGTTCTTTGCCCCTGAATTTGCCCGGCAACTCCAGGCGGAGGATCAGAACGTCCTGTGTTCCGGAAAAATGAAAGTATATGAAAAAGAGTACGTTTTTCCCAGTAAGACTTCCAGCCTGCTTACGATCAAAAATATTTGCCAGGACGCGCAAGGCCGGGTGATCGGAGTGGTGGGCATCTCCCGGGACATCACTGAACGCAAACGCTCCGAAGCCGCGTTGCAGCAGAGCGAGGAAAAGCTGCAAGCGCTGCTGAACCACTCGCCGGTAGCCATTGCCCTGACGGATTTTGAAGGGAAGATCACCTATATCAACCACACGTTTGAGCATTGGTTCGGATATCGGCACGAGGAAATCCAGCGCATCGAACAATGGTATCAGTTTGCCTACCCCGATCCCAAGTATCGTCAATCCATCGTTGGGCCATGGGAGACGTCCGTCCAGCAAGCTCGACAGCATGGCACGCCCATGCCGACGATGGAGGTGGCGATCCAATGCAAAGATGGTTCCACCCGACAAGTAATGGGCATGACCACCATTATCACCGGCCAGTTGATGGTGATCTTCAATGACATCACCAGACAAAAACAGGCGGAAGCTGCGTCGCGCGAGTTGACGCAGCAATTATTGCTGTCGCAGGACCAGGAGCGCCGCCGCATTGCACGCGAGCTGCATGATGCCACCGCCCAGGGGTTGGTGGGCCTGCTGTTAATCCTGAGTTCCCTCAAGCACCGGGTGGCGGCACTGGACCCGGAGGGCGGCAAGATGCTCGACGAAAGCATGCTGCTGACCAAGCAAAGCATTGACGAGGTGCGCACCTTGTCCTTTTTGCTGCATCCGCCGCAACTGGAGCATTTCGGGCTGGTGGGAGCCATTCGCGATATGGCTGAGGAGTTTGGCCGGCGCAGCAACCTCAAAATGGTGTTGGATTTGCCCCCCAACCGGTTACGGCTACCGCGCGAATATGAGCTGACCTTTTTCCGCATTTTACAGGAGGCCCTGCTCAACATTCATCGCCATGCCGAAAGCAAATCCGCCATGGTCAAATTGGTACGGAACAAAACGGAAATTCGGCTGGAAGTGCAGGATCAGGGACACGGGATGCCGATGGCCCTTGGGGGGGACGATAAAATGATGGCGGCCTATCGCGGCGTGGGCATCTCGGGCATGCGGGAACGGCTGCGGCATTTGGGCGGGCGGTTGGAGATCGAAACCGGGGAAAACGGGACCACCGTCATCGCGGTGCTGCCGAATCCATAA
- the ispF gene encoding 2-C-methyl-D-erythritol 2,4-cyclodiphosphate synthase translates to MIHVGMGYDVHPLVADRKCILGGVAIPHSRGLAGHSDADVVMHAICDAVLGAIGEADIGQFFPNTDPRWCGAPSRIFLEEAAHQVALRGGRIVNVDAAIVAQEPKIMPHAAAMKDNIGAALGLKPAKVGIKATTNEHMGFVGRGEGIAVMAVACVDLPE, encoded by the coding sequence ATGATTCATGTAGGCATGGGTTATGATGTTCATCCGCTCGTGGCGGATCGAAAGTGTATCCTCGGCGGCGTGGCGATTCCGCACAGTCGGGGATTGGCTGGCCATTCGGATGCCGATGTGGTGATGCACGCCATCTGCGACGCCGTCCTTGGGGCGATCGGTGAGGCGGACATCGGCCAGTTTTTCCCCAACACGGACCCCCGGTGGTGTGGCGCGCCGAGCCGTATCTTTCTCGAGGAGGCGGCACACCAGGTGGCATTGCGCGGCGGGCGCATCGTGAATGTGGATGCGGCGATTGTCGCGCAGGAGCCGAAAATCATGCCGCACGCCGCCGCGATGAAGGACAACATCGGCGCGGCCTTGGGGCTGAAGCCAGCCAAAGTGGGCATTAAAGCCACCACCAATGAACACATGGGCTTTGTCGGGCGCGGTGAAGGCATTGCGGTAATGGCCGTGGCCTGCGTGGACTTGCCCGAGTGA
- a CDS encoding AsmA family protein has protein sequence MSTNESVTAPKKRSWLKMLGIATGVVVALLVTVYFIATSAWFFQSIVLPRVGREINATVTVESASISPFSSVSLSGLKVQAGAGEPILTVASIALRYHLMDIIGGHINVDEVAISTPVIVVTEDATGKRNLDPILEKLAAKKAEPSQPKAEAKPAKPLQLDLKKFALSNAKVRYTKADKAGGQMTAEVNGINLGLENLGNGKSGMVNLAADLQFEQKQGTTNNTLQAKLSGQFQVALDNQLMPATLKGGTQLAVSQALGTFQQLSGLTVNLASDLTPTELKNVSVQITQSGKGLGTLAISGPLNLAKLEGKLRGDITAIDKQVLNLVGKAFNVDFNSTTISSSGQVELANGGKSIQIQGAVSAARLSVTQLGQSTPELDVNIAYDLAVDRVAETATVRSFNLAGLQNKKEFIHGSLTKPMTVGWGKTGTSADESVFTLTLDNLNLADWKAFAAGSDPVGLASMKLNVLSRGMGKQIHVDLQAGLNNFSVKSGPNRLSLSSLEVQLLTDVDDLSKVKLSKFSLAARHQNQTALTLDGSGQMDSKTQDLILDAKVQAFLEPLVKMAGVPNVQVKSGVVRFDGHVVQKPLPTQAGKPTPMERSVTGKLTVEDLSVTLSQIVLDQYAVSMDCDLLLKDTQAEIRKLAGNLRQQNTPGGAFEIKGHYDLQKQTGDASLLVTDLNQNALRPFLAAALGDKQLQTVSISLQTESRFDAKGNASVAGDLSLAKLVVKDPKQSLPNQPLEAKVKLDAAMDGKVFTLRQVRLNLTPTKLAANQLDFSGSVNLTDTNALTGALKLRSDGLDFTSYYDLLGKQNAAAGATPESAPEPVVAATPANQEPPKVAALLAITNFTFDTSIARIYLREIAISNLVTGLRLNRGVIQLDPCQLSLNGVPVSAKVWANLGVDGYEYELALKAQGIPAEPIVNSFSPENSSIAKGDLIADVRIKGAGVTGRSLQKNLTGQVLLNFTNANVVVSSKRIKPLLETLAAVLRTPSLTRTPLDHISANLTLGQSKINIQSFVAHSPLLIVESRGVIPIAEVLTNSPLNQPVDIWLARGLAKNLSLAPANPTDTYVLLPQFVQLEGTLGAPTMDKQKALEKLAVATATTVATAQAKKLLGDKLGDKNADLINKFGGLLGGSRQPATTNATTAPQTDTVRTNPPAQQLVPALMDEFFKRVPKKK, from the coding sequence ATGAGTACTAATGAATCCGTTACCGCTCCGAAAAAACGGAGCTGGTTGAAAATGTTGGGCATCGCCACCGGCGTGGTGGTCGCCCTGCTTGTCACAGTCTATTTCATCGCCACGAGTGCCTGGTTTTTCCAGTCAATCGTTTTGCCCAGAGTCGGGCGGGAAATCAACGCGACCGTAACGGTCGAATCCGCCAGCATCAGCCCGTTTTCCTCCGTCTCCCTTTCCGGATTGAAAGTGCAGGCCGGCGCGGGGGAACCGATTTTGACGGTGGCATCCATCGCGCTTCGTTATCATCTGATGGATATCATCGGCGGCCATATCAACGTGGATGAAGTCGCCATCAGTACTCCCGTAATCGTGGTTACCGAGGACGCCACTGGGAAAAGGAATCTGGACCCCATACTGGAAAAGCTCGCCGCCAAAAAGGCGGAGCCCAGCCAACCCAAAGCCGAAGCCAAACCGGCGAAACCCCTTCAGCTTGATCTCAAGAAGTTTGCCTTGAGCAATGCCAAAGTGCGTTACACCAAGGCCGACAAGGCTGGTGGCCAGATGACGGCGGAGGTCAACGGGATTAACCTTGGGTTGGAGAACTTGGGTAACGGCAAATCAGGGATGGTCAATCTGGCGGCCGACCTTCAATTCGAGCAAAAACAAGGCACGACCAATAACACGTTACAGGCCAAGTTGTCCGGCCAATTCCAAGTGGCTCTCGATAACCAGTTGATGCCGGCTACCCTGAAAGGTGGCACCCAATTGGCTGTCAGCCAGGCGCTGGGCACTTTTCAGCAACTATCCGGACTGACCGTGAACCTGGCTAGTGATCTCACCCCTACCGAACTTAAGAACGTCTCGGTGCAAATTACCCAATCCGGTAAGGGATTGGGAACCTTGGCCATTTCCGGCCCCTTGAACCTCGCGAAACTCGAAGGTAAATTACGCGGCGACATCACTGCCATTGATAAACAAGTGCTGAACTTGGTCGGCAAGGCCTTCAATGTGGATTTCAATTCCACCACCATCAGTTCCTCGGGCCAAGTCGAACTGGCCAATGGTGGAAAATCCATCCAAATACAAGGGGCGGTTTCTGCCGCGCGCCTCAGCGTGACGCAATTGGGCCAGTCCACCCCGGAATTGGATGTGAACATTGCGTATGACTTGGCGGTGGATCGTGTCGCCGAAACCGCCACGGTGCGCTCGTTTAACTTGGCCGGTCTGCAAAACAAGAAGGAGTTTATTCACGGCAGCTTGACCAAACCCATGACCGTGGGTTGGGGTAAAACCGGCACCAGCGCCGACGAGTCAGTGTTCACGCTGACGCTGGATAATCTGAATCTGGCCGATTGGAAGGCGTTTGCCGCCGGCTCTGATCCGGTCGGCTTGGCCAGCATGAAATTAAACGTCCTCTCACGCGGCATGGGCAAACAAATCCATGTGGACCTCCAAGCCGGGCTAAACAATTTTTCCGTCAAAAGTGGTCCTAATCGCCTCAGTCTTTCCAGCCTCGAGGTGCAACTGCTCACCGATGTGGATGACCTCAGCAAGGTTAAGCTGTCTAAATTTTCCCTGGCCGCACGGCACCAGAATCAAACAGCCTTGACCCTGGATGGTTCGGGGCAGATGGACAGCAAGACGCAAGACTTGATCCTGGATGCCAAGGTGCAGGCATTCCTCGAACCGCTGGTCAAAATGGCCGGGGTGCCGAATGTCCAGGTGAAGTCCGGAGTAGTCCGGTTTGACGGCCATGTGGTACAGAAGCCTTTGCCGACACAAGCGGGCAAACCGACGCCCATGGAGCGCAGCGTGACCGGCAAATTGACGGTGGAAGATTTGAGCGTCACCCTGAGCCAGATCGTGCTGGACCAATACGCGGTTTCCATGGATTGCGATCTCTTACTCAAAGATACACAGGCGGAAATCCGCAAGCTGGCCGGCAACCTTCGCCAGCAAAACACCCCCGGCGGAGCGTTTGAAATCAAAGGCCATTATGATCTGCAAAAACAAACTGGCGACGCGAGCCTGCTGGTAACCGATCTGAATCAAAATGCGTTGCGCCCCTTCCTGGCTGCTGCCTTGGGAGATAAACAACTGCAAACCGTATCCATCAGCCTGCAAACTGAAAGCCGCTTCGATGCCAAGGGCAATGCCTCCGTGGCGGGTGACCTGAGCCTCGCCAAACTCGTGGTCAAAGATCCCAAACAGTCACTCCCCAACCAGCCGCTGGAAGCCAAAGTCAAACTGGACGCCGCGATGGACGGTAAGGTGTTCACCTTGCGCCAAGTGCGGCTGAATTTGACGCCCACCAAATTGGCGGCCAATCAGCTTGATTTTAGTGGCTCAGTGAATCTTACCGATACGAATGCTCTCACCGGGGCGCTGAAGTTGCGTTCGGACGGATTAGACTTCACCTCGTATTACGACTTGCTTGGCAAGCAAAACGCGGCGGCCGGTGCCACGCCAGAATCTGCGCCGGAACCAGTGGTCGCCGCTACGCCAGCCAACCAGGAACCGCCCAAGGTGGCCGCCCTGCTGGCCATCACCAATTTTACCTTTGACACCAGCATTGCCAGAATCTATCTGCGGGAGATTGCCATTTCCAACCTAGTCACTGGTCTGCGTCTCAATCGCGGTGTGATTCAGCTCGATCCATGCCAGTTGTCGCTGAATGGCGTGCCGGTCAGCGCCAAAGTCTGGGCCAACCTCGGCGTGGATGGTTATGAATATGAGTTGGCCTTGAAAGCCCAAGGCATCCCCGCCGAGCCGATCGTCAACAGTTTCTCGCCCGAGAACAGCAGCATTGCCAAGGGCGATTTAATCGCGGATGTCCGCATCAAAGGCGCGGGTGTTACCGGCCGAAGCCTGCAAAAAAATCTGACGGGCCAGGTTCTCCTCAACTTTACCAACGCCAACGTGGTGGTGAGTTCCAAGCGGATCAAGCCTTTGTTGGAGACGCTTGCCGCAGTATTGCGCACCCCCTCGTTGACGCGAACGCCGCTGGATCACATCAGCGCCAACCTGACCCTGGGCCAAAGTAAAATTAACATTCAATCCTTTGTCGCGCACAGCCCGCTGCTGATCGTGGAATCACGGGGGGTCATCCCCATTGCCGAGGTGCTGACCAATTCTCCGTTGAACCAGCCGGTGGATATCTGGTTGGCACGGGGCCTGGCTAAAAATTTATCCCTGGCACCCGCCAACCCGACGGACACGTATGTCTTGCTGCCTCAATTCGTCCAACTCGAGGGCACCTTGGGTGCTCCCACTATGGATAAGCAGAAAGCACTTGAGAAACTAGCGGTCGCCACTGCCACCACCGTCGCCACCGCCCAGGCGAAAAAACTATTAGGCGATAAATTAGGCGATAAAAATGCGGATCTTATCAATAAATTTGGCGGTTTGCTGGGTGGCAGTCGTCAGCCCGCCACCACCAACGCCACCACCGCGCCTCAAACCGATACCGTCCGCACCAACCCGCCCGCGCAGCAACTCGTTCCGGCCCTGATGGACGAGTTTTTCAAACGGGTTCCGAAAAAGAAATAG
- a CDS encoding PIN domain-containing protein, with protein sequence MTEPLRTSNMVIVDSSVWIEAARKQGAVACKVALEALLEEYEATLCSPVKLEVLGGARAEDRRGLAAGFAVIPYLQVDETIWELAVKNAWRLRDAGLTVPWNDVLIASLSIHHICRVYALDKHFEQMQSVIGVLPYRPGYGGSYSVD encoded by the coding sequence GTGACGGAACCATTGCGCACTTCGAATATGGTCATCGTAGATTCATCGGTTTGGATTGAAGCCGCCCGAAAACAAGGGGCGGTGGCGTGCAAAGTGGCGCTGGAAGCCCTACTGGAGGAATATGAGGCGACCTTGTGCAGCCCGGTAAAACTGGAAGTGCTGGGTGGCGCCCGCGCGGAAGACCGGCGCGGATTGGCCGCCGGCTTTGCGGTGATCCCTTACTTGCAAGTGGACGAAACCATCTGGGAACTGGCCGTTAAGAACGCATGGCGACTGCGAGATGCCGGTCTCACCGTGCCATGGAATGATGTGTTAATCGCCAGCTTGTCCATCCACCATATTTGCAGGGTATATGCGCTGGACAAACATTTCGAGCAAATGCAATCCGTGATTGGCGTATTACCATATCGGCCCGGATATGGCGGCAGTTATTCGGTGGATTGA
- a CDS encoding type II toxin-antitoxin system VapB family antitoxin, giving the protein MRITVDIDDSILTDLMKITGDNKKSPAVSRAVEEFVKRKKAREFGRMLREGYFDYNTTNDAVEKLDA; this is encoded by the coding sequence ATGAGAATTACAGTAGATATTGACGATTCTATTTTAACCGATTTGATGAAAATAACCGGTGATAATAAGAAGAGCCCAGCGGTGAGCCGGGCAGTCGAAGAATTTGTAAAAAGAAAGAAAGCCCGGGAATTTGGCCGGATGTTAAGAGAAGGGTATTTCGATTATAACACCACCAACGACGCCGTTGAGAAGTTGGATGCGTGA
- a CDS encoding Gfo/Idh/MocA family oxidoreductase yields the protein MKNLPRRTFLQRSTLAVGALPLLAGPWLNPARAAEAGPNSKIRVALIGSGSMGCGDLACLFGNADVDCPVICDIDDAMLAKGLEVCKKKDRKPPETVKDFRRVLDRKDVDAVLIATPDHWHALCAVMACQAGKDVYVEKPLALSIDEGRAMVEAARKHQRVVQMGSQWRSCKHILEAGEFVKSGKLGKITMARGWAWLDKHSNLGKPPEGVPPAGADYDMWLGPAPKRPFHPTRFHYNFRWYWDYAGGLMTDWGVHLINMLFMGLKQEWPKTVCSSGGKYIFDDDTETPDSQVALYEFPDYLLSWEHKRGQGVGINGRPWGVSWSGTEGTVVLNSDGWELLIEKKQASLDPQKNKSSGDPRAAHVRNFLDCMGTRKTPVMDVALAHQLTGIAHLGNVAYRSGHKITWDPVKEEVVGDPVADQYVGAKYRTPWKLPYRRRTQLDG from the coding sequence ATGAAAAACTTGCCGCGCCGCACTTTTCTGCAACGGTCCACGCTCGCTGTGGGAGCCCTCCCGCTGCTGGCTGGTCCCTGGCTGAACCCGGCCCGGGCCGCCGAGGCCGGCCCCAACAGCAAGATCCGGGTGGCGCTGATTGGCTCGGGCTCCATGGGCTGCGGGGACCTGGCCTGCCTGTTCGGCAACGCGGATGTGGATTGCCCGGTGATCTGCGACATTGATGACGCGATGCTCGCCAAGGGCTTGGAGGTCTGCAAGAAAAAGGACCGCAAGCCGCCGGAGACGGTGAAGGACTTCCGCCGCGTGCTGGACCGCAAGGATGTGGACGCGGTGCTGATCGCCACGCCGGATCATTGGCACGCGCTGTGCGCCGTCATGGCCTGCCAGGCGGGCAAGGATGTCTATGTGGAAAAACCGCTAGCGCTGTCCATTGACGAGGGCCGCGCCATGGTCGAGGCCGCGCGGAAGCACCAGCGCGTGGTGCAGATGGGCTCGCAGTGGCGCAGTTGCAAGCACATCCTGGAGGCCGGGGAGTTCGTGAAGTCCGGCAAGCTGGGCAAGATCACGATGGCGCGCGGCTGGGCCTGGCTGGACAAGCATTCCAACCTGGGGAAACCGCCGGAGGGCGTTCCCCCGGCCGGCGCGGATTACGATATGTGGCTGGGGCCGGCGCCCAAGCGCCCGTTCCATCCGACCCGCTTCCACTATAACTTCCGCTGGTACTGGGATTACGCCGGCGGCCTGATGACGGATTGGGGCGTGCACCTGATCAACATGCTGTTCATGGGCCTCAAGCAGGAATGGCCCAAGACGGTCTGCTCCAGCGGCGGCAAATACATTTTTGACGACGACACGGAAACGCCGGATTCGCAGGTGGCGCTGTATGAGTTCCCGGATTACCTGCTCTCCTGGGAGCACAAGCGCGGCCAGGGCGTGGGCATCAACGGCCGGCCCTGGGGCGTCTCCTGGAGCGGCACGGAGGGCACGGTGGTGCTGAACAGCGACGGCTGGGAGCTGCTGATCGAGAAGAAGCAGGCCAGCCTCGACCCGCAAAAGAACAAGAGCAGCGGCGACCCGCGCGCCGCGCACGTGCGGAATTTCCTGGATTGCATGGGCACCCGCAAGACGCCGGTGATGGACGTGGCGCTGGCCCACCAACTGACGGGCATCGCCCACCTCGGCAACGTGGCGTACCGCAGCGGTCACAAAATCACGTGGGACCCGGTCAAGGAAGAAGTCGTCGGCGATCCGGTGGCGGATCAGTACGTGGGCGCGAAATACCGCACCCCGTGGAAGCTGCCGTACCGCCGCCGCACGCAGTTGGACGGCTAA